A genome region from Deinococcus sp. HSC-46F16 includes the following:
- a CDS encoding GntR family transcriptional regulator — protein sequence MAKYPLIKTTLKDRLLGGHYAEGLPLPSEPQLAREFEVSRMTARRAIDELEREGYVYRVQGAGTFPTGKRFRQGMFRVRPFKEWARHPDHRTHVLRALTVGATPEIAAVLHLNAGDPVLYVHRLRTAGDEALVIEKRYINSALAPSLLDHDLGSESIHEVMIGLGVPITRVEQNLEAVNLRQEEAELLRVPLGTAAFLLRRTTYSGPQRVSYVNYWVRGDRYAFQDSFEP from the coding sequence ATGGCGAAATATCCGCTGATCAAGACCACCCTCAAAGACCGCCTGCTGGGCGGCCACTACGCCGAGGGCCTGCCCCTCCCCAGCGAACCGCAGCTCGCCCGCGAGTTCGAGGTCTCGCGCATGACCGCCCGCCGCGCCATCGACGAGCTGGAGCGCGAAGGCTACGTTTACCGGGTGCAGGGGGCGGGCACCTTCCCCACAGGGAAGCGCTTCCGCCAGGGCATGTTCCGGGTGCGGCCCTTCAAGGAATGGGCGCGGCACCCCGACCACCGCACCCACGTCCTGCGGGCGCTGACGGTGGGCGCCACACCGGAAATCGCCGCCGTGCTCCACCTGAACGCCGGGGACCCGGTGCTGTATGTCCACCGCCTGCGCACGGCAGGGGACGAGGCGCTGGTGATCGAGAAGCGCTACATCAACTCGGCACTGGCCCCCTCGCTGCTCGACCACGACCTGGGGTCCGAGAGCATCCACGAGGTGATGATCGGGCTGGGGGTGCCCATCACCCGCGTCGAGCAGAATCTGGAGGCCGTCAACCTGCGCCAGGAGGAAGCCGAGCTGCTGCGCGTGCCGCTGGGCACCGCCGCCTTCCTGCTGCGGCGCACGACCTACAGCGGGCCGCAGCGCGTGTCCTACGTCAACTACTGGGTGCGCGGCGACCGCTACGCTTTTCAGGACAGCTTCGAGCCGTAG
- a CDS encoding DUF485 domain-containing protein has translation MTVSRLPSAAAPTRNPAYARLVAERNRFTVIMTVTFLVLYFLLPILAGYNKPLMATKVFGNVTFGYVFAFAEFAMGWIMAAIYVVKARTFDRLAREAAQ, from the coding sequence ATGACCGTTTCCCGTCTGCCCTCCGCCGCCGCGCCCACGCGCAACCCGGCCTACGCCCGGCTGGTCGCGGAGCGCAACCGCTTCACGGTGATCATGACCGTGACGTTTCTGGTGCTGTATTTCCTGCTGCCCATCCTGGCGGGCTACAACAAGCCGCTGATGGCGACCAAGGTCTTTGGGAACGTGACCTTCGGGTACGTGTTCGCCTTCGCGGAGTTTGCGATGGGCTGGATCATGGCGGCGATCTACGTGGTGAAGGCCCGGACCTTCGACCGACTCGCGCGGGAGGCGGCGCAATGA
- a CDS encoding YqgE/AlgH family protein, giving the protein MTVPLTFLVASPHLRGSAFEGAVILLLEHDGSGAMGLLVNAPLTQSVAELLPDAPTTGAGTAWAGGPVEPGVGWCLYREALNLPGEVRLAPGLYVTSSLDVLHAVMASDQPYMLLLGYSGWSAGQLTEEAREGTWLWVEQDMPELIWDVPVGERWQAALDRLGVNPGTIMPGGAQA; this is encoded by the coding sequence ATGACCGTCCCGCTGACGTTCCTGGTGGCGAGCCCCCATCTGCGCGGCAGCGCCTTCGAGGGCGCCGTGATCCTGCTGCTGGAACACGACGGGTCGGGCGCGATGGGCCTGCTCGTCAATGCGCCCCTGACCCAGAGCGTGGCTGAGCTGCTGCCCGATGCCCCCACCACCGGGGCGGGCACCGCCTGGGCGGGCGGCCCGGTCGAGCCGGGCGTGGGCTGGTGCCTGTACCGGGAAGCGCTGAACCTGCCGGGCGAGGTGCGGCTGGCCCCCGGCCTGTACGTGACGAGCAGCCTGGACGTGCTGCACGCGGTGATGGCCTCGGACCAGCCTTACATGCTGCTGCTGGGCTACTCGGGCTGGAGCGCGGGCCAGCTCACCGAGGAAGCCCGCGAGGGCACCTGGCTGTGGGTCGAGCAGGACATGCCGGAGCTGATCTGGGACGTGCCCGTGGGGGAGCGCTGGCAGGCGGCCCTCGACCGCCTGGGCGTGAATCCGGGGACGATCATGCCGGGCGGGGCGCAGGCCTGA
- a CDS encoding cation diffusion facilitator family transporter, with protein sequence MSAHSHHHDHPHDHEHAGHGHSHGHGADARRLGTALVVTATFMVVEIIGGLVSGSLALLSDAGHMASDVAALALSLFAVRFARRPATPERTYGFYRVEILAAFVNAAALLLLTLWILWEAYGRLSDPPEVQGGVMLAVAVAGLIANLVSAAVLHGGQRDSLNVRGAFLHVLGDLLGSVGAIIASLLVLGTGWTVADPIVSALIGLLILRSAWGLLLDSLNVLLEGAPKGLDVRAVRATLGGVPGVRGVHDLHVWAITAGQPVLTAHVEVAGGADHAEVLVHARRVLRERHGLRHVTLQPEAEGQLCEDREDLHA encoded by the coding sequence ATGAGCGCCCACTCCCACCACCACGATCACCCGCATGACCACGAGCACGCCGGGCACGGCCACAGCCACGGGCACGGGGCCGACGCGCGGCGGCTGGGCACCGCACTGGTGGTCACGGCGACGTTCATGGTGGTGGAGATCATCGGGGGGCTGGTGTCGGGGAGTCTGGCCCTGCTCTCCGACGCGGGGCACATGGCGTCCGACGTGGCGGCGCTGGCGCTGAGCCTCTTTGCGGTGCGCTTCGCCCGCCGCCCGGCAACTCCGGAACGGACCTACGGCTTCTACCGGGTGGAGATTCTGGCGGCCTTTGTGAACGCGGCGGCGCTGCTGCTGCTCACGCTCTGGATTCTGTGGGAGGCCTACGGGCGCCTCTCTGACCCCCCCGAGGTGCAGGGCGGGGTCATGCTGGCGGTCGCGGTGGCCGGGCTGATCGCCAACCTCGTGAGCGCGGCGGTCCTGCACGGGGGGCAGCGGGACAGCCTAAACGTGCGCGGGGCCTTTCTGCACGTGCTGGGCGACCTGCTGGGGTCGGTGGGGGCGATCATCGCCTCGCTGCTGGTGCTGGGAACGGGGTGGACGGTGGCCGATCCCATCGTGAGCGCCCTGATCGGCCTGCTGATCCTGCGCAGCGCGTGGGGCCTGCTCCTGGACAGCCTGAATGTGCTGCTGGAGGGAGCCCCCAAGGGGCTGGACGTACGGGCGGTGCGGGCCACGCTGGGCGGCGTGCCGGGGGTGCGGGGTGTGCACGACCTGCACGTGTGGGCGATCACGGCAGGGCAGCCGGTCCTGACGGCTCATGTGGAGGTGGCAGGGGGGGCGGACCACGCCGAGGTGCTCGTCCATGCTCGGCGAGTTCTGCGCGAGCGACACGGCCTCCGGCACGTGACCCTGCAACCCGAGGCCGAGGGGCAGCTCTGCGAGGACCGCGAAGACCTGCACGCCTAG
- a CDS encoding MoxR family ATPase, with product MTRVPTAPSPPTSAAAVTRALAQLDGVILGKPGQVRLSLACLLAGGHLLIEDQPGVGKTTLAHALSRTLGLSFRRVQFTADLLPADLLGVSVWDGREGVFRYQPGPIFSEVLLADEINRATPRTQSALLEAMEERQVSEGGVTRPLPDPFFVIATQNPAAYTGTSPLPEAQLDRFLMSVTLGYPDARAERTLLETGGRGDVVRDLPAVLDAETLRSARREVDAVYVAGPLLDYLQVLARATREHPALDSGLSPRALLGLLAAARAWAYLAGRTMVLPEDVQAVFPSVAGHRLPVRGGTGPDVLARLIAETPIP from the coding sequence ATGACGCGCGTGCCCACCGCTCCCTCCCCCCCCACCAGTGCGGCGGCGGTGACCCGTGCGCTGGCGCAACTGGACGGGGTGATTCTGGGCAAGCCGGGGCAGGTGCGCCTCTCGCTGGCCTGCCTGCTGGCGGGGGGTCACCTCCTGATCGAGGACCAGCCCGGCGTCGGCAAGACTACGCTGGCGCACGCGCTCTCGCGTACGCTGGGCCTGAGCTTCCGGCGGGTGCAGTTCACGGCGGACCTGCTGCCCGCCGACCTGCTGGGCGTGAGCGTCTGGGACGGGCGCGAGGGGGTCTTTCGGTACCAGCCGGGGCCGATCTTCTCGGAGGTGCTGCTCGCCGACGAGATCAACCGCGCCACCCCGCGCACCCAGAGCGCGCTGCTGGAGGCGATGGAGGAGCGGCAGGTCAGCGAAGGCGGCGTGACGCGGCCCCTGCCCGACCCCTTCTTCGTGATCGCCACGCAGAACCCGGCGGCTTACACAGGCACGTCGCCGCTGCCCGAAGCGCAGCTCGACCGCTTCCTGATGTCGGTCACGCTGGGCTACCCCGACGCCCGCGCCGAGCGCACCCTGCTGGAGACGGGCGGTCGGGGCGACGTGGTGCGCGACCTGCCCGCCGTGCTGGACGCGGAGACCCTGCGCTCGGCCCGGCGGGAGGTGGACGCCGTGTACGTGGCGGGGCCGCTGCTGGACTACCTGCAAGTGCTCGCCCGCGCGACCCGCGAACACCCGGCGCTGGACTCGGGCCTGAGTCCCCGCGCCCTGCTGGGGCTGCTGGCGGCGGCGCGGGCGTGGGCCTACCTCGCCGGGCGCACGATGGTGCTGCCGGAGGACGTGCAGGCGGTCTTCCCCAGCGTCGCGGGCCACCGGCTCCCGGTGCGCGGGGGAACCGGGCCGGACGTGTTGGCCCGCCTGATCGCCGAGACGCCCATTCCTTGA
- a CDS encoding TetR/AcrR family transcriptional regulator — MDSSSLRERQKERRRARIYSVALDLFKRGGFQATTATDIARASNVSRGTFFNYYPYKEAVLLDYGSEVMERLRDKAEARLAEGAAPLTVLYEVWDDLAEENGRERDLFPPLAYEVMNPNPERARTAYQALPLSKVIELILKPLHQAGQIRTDLSLQRISNLIADTYLLVALRWSAYGTDRTLQEETRLALNLLLEGALRPDAPARPS, encoded by the coding sequence ATGGATTCGTCGTCGCTCCGGGAGCGTCAGAAAGAACGCCGCCGCGCGCGGATCTATAGCGTGGCCCTCGACCTGTTCAAGCGGGGCGGCTTCCAGGCGACCACCGCCACCGACATCGCGCGGGCCAGCAACGTCTCGCGGGGAACCTTTTTCAACTACTACCCCTACAAGGAAGCGGTGCTGCTCGACTACGGCAGTGAAGTCATGGAGCGCCTGCGCGACAAGGCCGAAGCCCGGCTCGCGGAGGGGGCCGCGCCCCTGACCGTCCTGTATGAAGTCTGGGACGACCTCGCCGAGGAAAATGGCCGCGAGCGCGACCTCTTCCCGCCGCTCGCCTACGAGGTGATGAACCCCAACCCCGAGCGGGCCAGGACCGCCTACCAGGCCCTGCCGCTGAGCAAGGTCATTGAGCTGATCTTGAAACCGCTGCATCAGGCCGGGCAGATTCGCACCGACCTGAGCCTTCAGCGCATCAGCAACCTGATCGCGGACACCTACCTGCTCGTCGCCCTGCGCTGGAGCGCCTACGGCACCGACCGCACCCTGCAGGAGGAAACGCGGCTGGCGCTGAACCTGCTGCTGGAAGGGGCGCTGCGGCCCGACGCCCCGGCCCGACCGTCCTGA
- a CDS encoding ATP cone domain-containing protein, with amino-acid sequence MTQPELSIGTSRHSWPFSRGLVVESLVNAGASAPAAATVARRVEQALRHARRTPVTPAELQALMVDLARDALGEEVAQAAARQTPAFVDIPVRAKKGTLPFSRGVLARTLEDTGLSPRDAYGTASAVDVRLRQSGRREVTVPELDEVTEDVLAERYGEHLRRTYRFLKGNRGRLGVVSGDGGTPTPFSKGLLVQSLLAAGVAPDVARKVARVTQRDLRGSEDRLVTRQAIREKVEALLRDEVGPDVSARYRLLRVIRRPPRPLVVLLGGVSGTGKSYLAAEVAYRLGITRVIGTDAVREVMRAMVSRELVPGLHASTFNAWEALLPPGVPRPDKPTPAELLAGLRDQVQQVSVGLGAVVRRAIEEGTSLVLEGVHLVPGYLRAADYAGALVVPMLVTLPDEGEHRRHFESRDRETAASRPLHRYMAYFDEIRTMQDYLEELARREDVPLLDGLTLDESAEQAVDVVLRRVMDALTPGERAALLGEEGGGE; translated from the coding sequence GTGACCCAGCCTGAACTCAGCATCGGCACCTCCCGGCACAGTTGGCCCTTCAGCCGGGGGCTGGTCGTGGAGTCGCTCGTCAACGCAGGAGCGAGTGCCCCGGCGGCGGCCACCGTCGCCCGGCGGGTGGAGCAGGCGCTGCGGCACGCCCGGCGGACGCCCGTCACTCCAGCCGAGTTGCAGGCGCTGATGGTGGACCTCGCGCGGGACGCACTGGGGGAGGAGGTCGCGCAGGCCGCCGCCCGGCAGACCCCCGCCTTCGTGGACATCCCCGTGCGGGCCAAGAAGGGCACCCTGCCCTTTAGCCGGGGGGTACTGGCCCGCACGCTGGAGGACACCGGGCTCTCGCCGCGCGACGCCTACGGCACGGCGAGCGCGGTGGACGTGCGGCTGCGGCAATCCGGGCGGCGCGAGGTCACGGTGCCCGAACTCGACGAGGTGACCGAGGACGTGCTGGCGGAGCGCTACGGCGAGCACCTGCGCCGCACCTACCGCTTCCTGAAGGGCAACCGGGGCCGCCTGGGGGTGGTGAGCGGGGACGGGGGCACGCCGACCCCCTTCAGCAAGGGGCTGCTGGTGCAGTCGCTGCTGGCAGCGGGGGTCGCGCCCGACGTGGCCCGCAAGGTGGCCCGCGTGACCCAGCGCGACCTGCGCGGCAGCGAGGACCGACTCGTGACCCGCCAGGCCATCCGCGAGAAGGTCGAAGCCCTGCTGCGCGACGAGGTCGGCCCCGACGTGAGTGCCCGCTACCGCCTGCTGCGGGTGATTCGCCGCCCGCCGCGTCCCCTGGTCGTGCTGCTGGGGGGCGTGAGCGGCACGGGAAAAAGCTACCTCGCCGCCGAGGTCGCCTACCGCCTGGGGATCACCCGCGTGATCGGCACCGACGCGGTGCGCGAGGTCATGCGGGCGATGGTGTCGCGCGAACTCGTGCCGGGCCTGCATGCGAGCACCTTCAACGCCTGGGAAGCGCTGCTGCCCCCCGGCGTGCCGCGCCCCGACAAGCCCACCCCCGCCGAGCTGCTCGCCGGGCTGCGCGATCAGGTCCAGCAGGTCAGCGTGGGACTGGGGGCGGTGGTGCGCCGCGCCATTGAGGAGGGCACCAGCCTGGTGCTGGAGGGGGTGCACCTCGTCCCCGGCTACCTGCGGGCGGCCGACTACGCGGGGGCGCTGGTGGTGCCCATGCTGGTGACCCTGCCCGACGAGGGCGAACACCGCCGCCACTTCGAGTCACGCGACCGCGAGACGGCGGCCAGCCGCCCCCTGCACCGCTATATGGCCTACTTCGACGAGATCCGCACCATGCAGGACTACCTCGAAGAACTCGCCCGCCGCGAGGATGTGCCCCTGCTCGACGGCCTGACCCTCGACGAGAGCGCCGAGCAGGCGGTGGACGTGGTACTGCGCCGGGTGATGGATGCCCTGACGCCGGGGGAACGGGCCGCGCTGCTGGGGGAGGAGGGGGGTGGGGAGTAA
- a CDS encoding manganese catalase family protein: MFYYDGKLQYPVRVETPDPRFARLLQQAIGGVEGEMRVCLQYLFQAFGARGPKKYRDMLLATGTEEIAHIEMLATAVALNLESSPASVQEEAARSNPIVGAVMGGDPRQYLSAGLAALAADANGVPFDGSHIYASGNLAADMYSNVTAEATGRALACRLFTLTDDPGMKDMLRFLIARDTMHQQQWLAVIEELGGHQGTLPIPNSFPVEEELREVSYTYFAPGIEGTQPPQGRWTQGPSLDGMGQFKLEAAKPFGDEPTLGPPDPLAFAETQQMMGADGEMGTTVTATPSDD; this comes from the coding sequence ATGTTCTATTACGACGGCAAATTGCAGTACCCGGTCCGTGTCGAGACGCCCGATCCCCGCTTCGCGCGGCTGCTTCAGCAGGCCATCGGCGGCGTGGAGGGCGAGATGCGGGTGTGCCTCCAGTACCTCTTTCAGGCGTTCGGCGCCCGTGGCCCCAAGAAGTACCGCGACATGCTGCTGGCGACCGGCACCGAGGAGATCGCCCACATCGAGATGCTGGCGACGGCGGTGGCCCTGAACCTGGAGAGCAGCCCGGCCAGCGTGCAGGAGGAGGCCGCCCGCAGCAACCCCATCGTGGGCGCGGTGATGGGTGGGGACCCCCGGCAGTACCTCTCGGCGGGCCTCGCGGCGCTGGCGGCCGACGCCAACGGGGTGCCCTTCGACGGCTCGCACATCTACGCCAGCGGCAACCTCGCTGCCGACATGTATTCCAACGTGACCGCCGAGGCGACCGGGCGGGCGCTGGCCTGCCGCCTGTTTACCCTCACCGACGACCCCGGCATGAAGGACATGCTGCGCTTCCTGATCGCGCGGGACACCATGCACCAGCAGCAGTGGCTCGCCGTGATCGAGGAACTCGGCGGGCACCAGGGCACCCTGCCCATTCCCAACTCCTTCCCGGTCGAGGAGGAGCTGCGCGAGGTGAGCTATACCTACTTCGCCCCCGGCATCGAGGGCACCCAGCCCCCGCAGGGCCGGTGGACCCAGGGACCGTCCCTCGACGGCATGGGCCAGTTCAAGCTCGAGGCCGCCAAGCCGTTCGGGGACGAGCCCACGCTGGGGCCGCCCGACCCCCTCGCCTTTGCCGAAACCCAGCAGATGATGGGTGCGGATGGGGAGATGGGGACGACCGTCACGGCGACCCCCTCGGACGACTGA
- the moaA gene encoding GTP 3',8-cyclase MoaA — MRAVLLDRLNRPLRDLRVSVTDRCNLRCTYCMPADVFGPDYAFLPREDLLSFEEIERLTRAFVALGVRKLRLTGGEPLLRRDLPELVGRLAALEGVEDVALTTNGLLLPRLAADLKAAGLRRVTVSLDSLDPEVFGRMNGLNVAPERVLDGIEAALRAGLRVKVNTVVQRGVNDAGLPELWRALRDRATVRFIEFMDVGNHNGWNLDSVVPSREVLARLADAEPGLGFSPVNPAYRGEVAARYHDGEGHEVGLISSVTAPFCGDCSRARLSAVGVLYTCLFAGPGTDLRAPLRAGASDDEVRGRIAAVWQARQDRYSEERGEATSGRAVSKVEMSHIGG; from the coding sequence GTGAGGGCTGTGCTCCTCGACCGGCTGAACCGGCCCCTGCGTGACCTGCGCGTCAGCGTGACCGACCGCTGCAACCTGCGCTGCACGTACTGCATGCCCGCCGACGTGTTCGGGCCGGACTACGCCTTCTTGCCGCGCGAGGACCTCCTCTCCTTCGAGGAAATCGAGCGCCTGACCCGCGCCTTCGTCGCGCTGGGGGTCCGCAAGCTGCGTCTGACCGGGGGCGAGCCGCTGCTGAGGCGCGACCTGCCGGAGCTGGTGGGCCGCCTCGCTGCCCTGGAAGGCGTGGAGGACGTGGCCCTGACGACCAATGGCCTACTGCTGCCCCGGCTCGCGGCCGACCTGAAGGCGGCGGGCCTGCGCCGCGTGACGGTCAGCCTCGACAGCCTCGACCCGGAGGTCTTCGGGCGAATGAACGGCTTGAACGTGGCCCCCGAGCGCGTGCTCGACGGCATCGAGGCAGCGCTGCGGGCGGGCCTGCGGGTCAAGGTGAACACGGTGGTGCAGCGCGGGGTGAACGACGCCGGGCTGCCCGAGCTGTGGCGGGCGCTGCGCGACCGGGCGACCGTGCGCTTTATCGAGTTCATGGATGTGGGCAACCACAACGGCTGGAATCTGGACTCGGTGGTGCCCTCGCGCGAGGTGCTGGCCCGCCTCGCGGACGCGGAACCGGGTCTAGGTTTCTCCCCCGTGAATCCCGCCTACCGGGGCGAGGTCGCCGCCCGCTACCACGACGGCGAGGGCCACGAGGTCGGCCTGATCTCCTCGGTCACGGCCCCCTTCTGCGGCGACTGCTCGCGGGCGCGGCTCTCGGCGGTGGGGGTGCTGTACACCTGCCTCTTCGCGGGGCCGGGCACTGACCTGCGGGCGCCGCTGCGGGCGGGCGCTTCGGACGACGAAGTGCGGGGGCGCATCGCCGCCGTCTGGCAAGCCCGCCAGGACCGCTACAGCGAGGAGCGCGGCGAGGCCACCTCCGGGCGGGCGGTGAGCAAGGTCGAGATGTCGCACATCGGGGGCTGA
- a CDS encoding transglutaminaseTgpA domain-containing protein, whose protein sequence is MASAPPTSGTLRPTRLGVAFLGLIVVTLVGCINYALGLGYAVTFLLGGVWVAAAAQATRAGRALSGRVTPPASAVAGGTAPFAVRMESRGPGLTVLVRLGPGAEGMGRVLAGGTAEVTVPVPTPARGLLHLTRPAVAALDPLGLWAVWQPLPTPAPLPVAPVLEEGAPPPPPAPGAGEEAERRGPGPDDFSGLRPYQPGDSPRQVSWRHAARTGSLVVRETDAPAGTILALDWAQTASLTGTEARLSRLAAWVEEARRMGAPFRLTLPGRALPPGVGEAHAAAARAALAEVQPWPAPATAPRRPAPAPLPGAPLRFTLLALAFALAPAALRQPAWLTGLEAVLLGYAALRTRRPLPAPPSWALGLLAGLGFVVLNAVYGTLLGREAGTALLGLLVCLKAAETRTRRDGRLLALLGVFVLLTHLFFGQGPLAAAHVALGLVGLLAALGRWTGPGPESGLAAVGQAGRLSLQAAPLMAVLFVLFPRPDGPLWQLPVQAAQTGLADEITAGEYSTLAQSRDVAFRAEFGGPLPTPEERYWRGPVYERYDGVRWGQVRERFGSPTVEFYGPTLAYRLTLEPGNPPWIPVLDTPTTLPPGAFLTTAFQAVSFSVGGSRTRHAVQGRAARLGAREAPERLTLNLGLPSGESPQARALAASWAGLPAPERVEAALEWLRAGDFRYTLTPPTLPERDRVDAFLFGSRAGFCEHYASSFAFLMRAAGVPARVVGGYLGGELNPSGGYLIVRQQDAHAWVEVWLEGRGWVRVDPTAQVAPGRVTAGLPSALARPRAEAAPPPAALDRVALRFDAWQTRWNNWVAGYDGPRQRDLLGRVEAGVGGRTGLLALGIAGVLLAALPLLLVARRRSPALDPAVRQLNDFARRLRLPRAPGETAAAYGERAIERHPEQADAIRAAVGAYHRARYGGEERAVAELRAAVRKVRGR, encoded by the coding sequence ATGGCCTCTGCCCCGCCCACCTCCGGCACCCTGCGGCCCACCCGGTTGGGCGTGGCCTTCCTGGGGCTGATCGTGGTCACGCTGGTGGGCTGCATCAACTACGCGCTGGGGCTGGGGTATGCGGTGACCTTCCTGCTGGGGGGCGTGTGGGTGGCGGCGGCAGCGCAGGCGACGCGGGCGGGGCGGGCACTGTCCGGGCGGGTGACGCCTCCGGCCTCGGCGGTCGCGGGCGGCACGGCCCCCTTCGCAGTGCGGATGGAAAGCCGGGGACCAGGGTTGACCGTCCTCGTGCGGCTGGGGCCGGGGGCCGAGGGGATGGGGCGCGTTCTGGCCGGGGGCACGGCCGAGGTGACCGTCCCAGTCCCCACCCCAGCCCGTGGCCTGCTCCACCTGACCCGGCCCGCCGTCGCCGCGCTGGACCCGCTGGGGCTGTGGGCGGTGTGGCAGCCCCTCCCGACCCCGGCCCCCCTCCCAGTCGCCCCGGTGCTGGAGGAGGGAGCACCCCCGCCCCCACCGGCCCCCGGCGCGGGCGAGGAGGCCGAGCGGCGCGGTCCCGGCCCGGACGACTTCAGCGGGCTGCGGCCCTACCAGCCCGGCGACTCGCCCCGGCAGGTGTCGTGGCGGCACGCGGCCCGCACCGGGTCGCTGGTGGTGCGCGAGACGGACGCGCCCGCCGGAACGATCCTCGCGCTGGACTGGGCACAGACGGCCTCCCTGACAGGCACCGAAGCCCGGCTCTCGCGGCTGGCCGCCTGGGTGGAGGAGGCGCGGCGCATGGGAGCGCCTTTTCGCCTGACGCTGCCCGGCCGCGCCCTGCCCCCCGGCGTGGGGGAGGCGCACGCGGCGGCGGCCCGCGCGGCGCTGGCCGAGGTGCAGCCCTGGCCCGCCCCGGCGACCGCCCCCCGGCGCCCCGCCCCAGCCCCGCTGCCAGGTGCTCCGCTGCGCTTCACCCTGCTCGCGCTGGCCTTCGCGCTGGCCCCCGCCGCCCTGCGGCAACCCGCGTGGCTCACCGGGCTAGAGGCCGTACTGCTGGGCTACGCCGCCCTGCGGACCCGTCGCCCGCTGCCCGCCCCGCCAAGTTGGGCGCTGGGGCTGCTCGCGGGGCTGGGATTCGTCGTGCTGAACGCCGTCTACGGCACCCTGCTGGGCCGGGAGGCAGGGACGGCGCTGCTGGGGCTGCTGGTGTGCCTCAAGGCCGCCGAGACGCGCACCCGGCGGGACGGGCGGCTGCTCGCGCTGCTGGGGGTGTTCGTGCTGCTCACGCATCTCTTCTTCGGGCAGGGACCACTCGCGGCGGCGCATGTCGCGCTGGGGCTGGTGGGCCTGCTCGCCGCGCTGGGGCGCTGGACTGGGCCGGGGCCAGAATCGGGGCTGGCCGCTGTGGGCCAGGCTGGCCGCCTCAGCCTGCAAGCCGCGCCGCTGATGGCCGTGCTGTTCGTGCTGTTCCCCCGCCCCGACGGACCGCTGTGGCAACTCCCCGTGCAGGCCGCGCAGACCGGACTGGCCGACGAGATCACGGCAGGGGAATACAGCACCCTGGCCCAGAGCCGGGACGTGGCCTTCCGCGCCGAGTTCGGCGGCCCCCTGCCCACCCCGGAGGAACGCTACTGGCGCGGTCCCGTCTACGAGCGTTACGACGGGGTTCGCTGGGGGCAGGTGCGCGAGCGCTTCGGGTCCCCGACGGTGGAGTTTTATGGGCCGACGCTGGCCTACCGCCTGACCCTGGAACCCGGCAACCCGCCCTGGATTCCGGTGCTGGACACGCCGACCACCCTGCCGCCGGGAGCGTTCCTGACGACCGCGTTTCAGGCCGTCTCCTTCAGCGTAGGGGGCAGCCGCACCCGCCACGCCGTGCAGGGCCGCGCCGCCCGGCTGGGGGCGCGGGAGGCGCCCGAGCGCCTGACCCTCAACCTCGGGCTGCCGTCCGGGGAGAGTCCGCAGGCGCGGGCACTGGCGGCGTCGTGGGCGGGACTGCCCGCGCCGGAGCGGGTAGAGGCGGCACTTGAGTGGCTGCGGGCCGGGGACTTCCGCTACACCCTCACGCCGCCCACGCTGCCAGAACGGGATCGGGTGGACGCCTTCCTGTTCGGCTCCCGCGCCGGATTCTGCGAGCACTACGCGTCCTCCTTCGCCTTCCTGATGCGGGCGGCGGGAGTGCCTGCCCGCGTGGTGGGCGGCTACCTCGGTGGGGAGCTGAACCCCAGCGGCGGCTACCTGATCGTGCGCCAGCAGGACGCCCACGCCTGGGTCGAAGTCTGGCTGGAGGGCCGGGGCTGGGTGCGGGTGGACCCCACCGCGCAGGTCGCGCCCGGCCGGGTGACCGCCGGGCTGCCCAGCGCCCTCGCCCGGCCCAGGGCGGAGGCGGCCCCACCCCCCGCCGCCCTGGACCGGGTCGCCCTGCGCTTCGACGCCTGGCAGACCCGCTGGAACAACTGGGTCGCGGGCTACGACGGCCCGCGCCAGCGCGACCTGCTGGGGCGGGTGGAGGCGGGAGTGGGCGGGCGAACAGGCCTGCTCGCGTTAGGGATCGCCGGGGTGCTGCTCGCGGCGCTCCCGCTGCTGCTCGTGGCCCGGCGCCGCTCCCCCGCCCTGGACCCCGCTGTGCGGCAGCTGAACGACTTTGCCCGGCGGCTGCGCCTGCCCCGCGCTCCCGGCGAGACGGCGGCGGCCTACGGGGAGCGGGCCATAGAACGCCACCCCGAGCAGGCCGACGCCATCCGCGCGGCGGTGGGGGCTTACCACCGCGCCCGTTACGGTGGGGAGGAGAGGGCGGTGGCGGAGTTGCGGGCGGCGGTGCGGAAGGTCAGGGGGCGCTAG